One stretch of Heptranchias perlo isolate sHepPer1 chromosome 29, sHepPer1.hap1, whole genome shotgun sequence DNA includes these proteins:
- the LOC137299810 gene encoding protein decapentaplegic-like: MPPLSAPILRYAVTCLLLLFATGVDLRMHNNHRKWLQIEAIKRGILNYLGLEQPPVIRKSASREEEERMYQHFLQRESEQHNTSSEQSHSTASVRSVHVLPVEIETARGNGLNSQEAIDLAPSLTLCFPRTKAIYPGLKVVRAELKFYKGLLITERLGRVNSGSARHANVYEILEPTSQDGEHSYRLLDSKPLDSRSIITFSLNIRPLIQRWTGNAEQHIRVELEFHPPHPDILVPILTSDTSNYLRLEVETEQVQSITRERRATNSAEDCQRRQRSCCRKTLQVSFKEIGWSDWIRAPESYNMYNCGGSCPANYKPANMHAMIKSAMHQLSGGASPGLCCIPAAYEPMTLLHYSTEGKLTLTAFEGMIVTNCHCS, from the exons ATGCCTCCCCTCTCAGCACCCATTCTCAGGTATGCTGTTACCTGCCTCTTGCTATTATTTGCCACGGGTGTAGATCTCAGAATGCACAACAACCACAGAAAATGGTTGCAGATTGAAGCCATCAAAAGGGGAATCCTGAACTATCTGGGACTCGAGCAACCACCAGTGATCAGGAAGAGTGcaagcagggaggaggaggagaggatgtACCAGCACTTCCTGCAGCGAGAGAGTGAGCAGCACAACACAAGCAGCGAGCAGAGCCATTCTACAGCCTCTGTCAGATCAGTACATGTCCTTCCAGTGGAGA TTGAAACAGCCAGAGGCAATGGTTTGAATTCTCAAGAGGCGATAGACTTGGCCCCAAGCCTCACTCTTTGTTTCCCCAGGACCAAAGCCATTTACCCAGGTTTAAAGGTTGTTCGTGCTGAATTGAAATTTTACAAAGGCCTTCTGATCACCGAGCGTCTGGGAAGGGTAAATTCCGGCTCTGCACGGCATGCCAATGTTTACGAGATATTAGAGCCCACCAGCCAGGATGGAGAACACTCTTACCGGCTGCTTGATTCCAAGCCTCTAGACTCTAGGTCCATCATTACTTTCAGCCTCAATATCAGGCCACTTATACAACGCTGGACAGGCAACGCAGAACAACACATCCGAGTGGAGCTGGAATTTCACCCACCACATCCTGATATTTTGGTGCCAATCCTGACCTCAGATACAAGCAATTATCTAAGATTAGAAGTTGAGACTGAGCAGGTACAAAGTATCACCAGGGAGCGACGAGCCACAAACTCAGCTGAGGACTGTCAAAGGCGACAGAGAAGTTGCTGCAGGAAAACTTTGCAGGTGTCGTTTAAAGAGATCGGGTGGAGTGACTGGATCAGAGCTCCTGAATCCTACAATATGTATAACTGCGGTGGCTCGTGTCCTGCCAACTACAAACCTGCCAACATGCatgccatgattaaatctgccatgCACCAGCTCTCTGGTGGAGCCAGTCCAGGACTCTGCTGCATTCCCGCAGCCTATGAACCGATGACCCTGCTGCATTACAGCACTGAGGGcaaactcacactcacagccTTTGAGGGGATGATTGTCACCAATTGTCACTGCTCCTAA